One part of the Arthrobacter tumbae genome encodes these proteins:
- the rpsI gene encoding 30S ribosomal protein S9, with amino-acid sequence MAQNTEELNEPTEELTSYTSESSAVSDAPVKERPALTVGGAAVGRRKEAVARVRVTPGSGKWIVNGRELSDYFPNKLHQQEVNDPFKLLELDGAYDVIARIHGGGPSGQAGALRLGVARALNEIDRENNRPALKKAGFLTRDARVIERKKAGLKKARKAPQYSKR; translated from the coding sequence GTGGCTCAGAACACTGAAGAGCTGAATGAACCAACCGAGGAGCTCACCAGCTACACCTCGGAATCGTCCGCAGTCTCGGACGCCCCCGTCAAGGAGCGCCCCGCGCTGACCGTCGGTGGCGCCGCTGTAGGCCGTCGCAAGGAAGCTGTTGCACGCGTCCGCGTCACGCCGGGAAGCGGCAAGTGGATTGTCAACGGCCGCGAGCTGTCTGACTACTTCCCCAACAAGCTGCACCAGCAGGAAGTCAACGATCCGTTCAAGCTCCTCGAGCTCGACGGCGCGTATGACGTCATTGCACGCATCCACGGCGGTGGCCCTTCCGGCCAAGCCGGTGCGCTGCGCCTCGGTGTTGCCCGCGCGCTCAACGAGATTGACCGCGAGAACAACCGCCCCGCCCTCAAGAAGGCAGGCTTCCTGACCCGTGACGCCCGCGTCATCGAGCGCAAGAAGGCCGGTCTCAAGAAGGCACGCAAGGCGCCTCAGTACTCCAAGAGGTAA
- a CDS encoding CopG family transcriptional regulator yields the protein MEKTTLYLPSELKASIKRVAAQQGISEAEVIRQAIRQATGEAPLAPRGALFASGRPIAREADDHLAGFGER from the coding sequence ATGGAGAAGACCACGCTGTACTTGCCTTCCGAGCTCAAGGCCTCCATCAAGCGAGTTGCTGCCCAGCAGGGCATTTCTGAGGCTGAGGTGATCAGACAGGCCATCCGTCAGGCAACGGGGGAGGCGCCGCTTGCGCCGCGCGGGGCGTTGTTCGCCAGCGGCCGGCCGATTGCCCGTGAGGCTGACGATCACCTGGCCGGGTTCGGGGAACGGTAA
- a CDS encoding FtsX-like permease family protein, which yields MRLVHLASRRSAARRSLLAIIALTLAVLTAVLAGISGNTALAATEALRSLASASASGAQGFFRIHTTLADDAAAQQAAAESAFAELGLPNGLAISTAPYSPPRPLVPSGGSATNLPADLTFLPVGWIPTTTPAAGSLEPLTSSAATEGNRTGPVPAALEASTAESLGLAPGDTFAVEGAAGTVRLELVATLDPVGPDAAFLDPVPVQGAESVPTAVVVPLDAIAALSGEPKVQWVFTVDADSVSAAELPRLAEGLRQLPQRLSSDPAVNSGGVIPSGELAGLLAAAADATQSVRAILPIALLLLVALSGVTVVQFARLLADTRAGEDRLISARGSTAGQRAVVAAFEVVPLAVGGCLLGWIAAVVLGPMLSTGSETEYLEGMGEFASASWSVPVLCAGITALVFVAVAVLDALRGHDPRVDAARTARVASFGVLALLVGATALSLWQFLLYRSPLVASGSGALRVNPLAAPAPALLLLSGTALALVITAWLARRVERQASFRATLGVPLAARQVSRRIASYVIPIALVTVTVGTATFTAAYAQTTSRSQDAASQLGNGSDVRVAVPGSLVIRSADDVPVLSAYASGEAVTAASLAYRGEARLASVTAPLLAVDAGSLPGLLGDGADLVDVGELASALAYEPPVPEPALALTPSATQIRMQFTSRGTSETPDDDGAAARSASVTAWIRSEAGLLVPVPAGTLALSGSGDQAHSLSFTLPEDLRPAAIAAIDVALDPSEAPRGYELEITSVSSDGGIGTGQGRFTEDSELRLASGAFGAAQSGVQPLDTGIGVRFPDDSSTAGTAQARLMVGAQEAPPLPVALTAELLADLDLAVGDPVSLRPGGVEIEGVVAAAAPVLPGTTESTAVLVDLQAYSSASLASSPVPPRPGEVWLASTDRNATAAAAAGLAGPGATVSTADNSLIGRFLAPATTSLWIGAIGALLVGGAALTASIVTLVQSRRSEVAILRALGMQARDQVRGRRWEVLSVGVAAVVLGLLTGLGVAALTVSLLAQAVVVNASEALRAPLSIAVVPLLGVLVVQVLILVLAAWFYGERVKRQALTPALAVDAL from the coding sequence GTGCGGCTGGTCCATCTTGCTTCGCGCCGTTCCGCCGCCCGCCGCAGCCTGCTGGCCATCATTGCGCTGACCCTCGCGGTACTGACGGCGGTCCTCGCCGGGATCAGCGGCAACACCGCGCTCGCCGCCACGGAGGCCCTGCGGTCCCTAGCGTCAGCCTCAGCCTCCGGTGCGCAGGGATTCTTCCGCATCCACACCACCCTTGCCGACGACGCCGCGGCCCAGCAGGCAGCCGCCGAGTCCGCTTTCGCCGAACTGGGCCTTCCCAACGGCCTCGCCATCTCCACTGCTCCGTACTCACCGCCCCGCCCGCTGGTGCCCTCCGGCGGCAGCGCCACCAACCTCCCGGCGGACCTCACCTTCCTGCCGGTCGGCTGGATACCGACGACGACGCCGGCAGCCGGCTCGCTCGAACCACTCACCTCGAGTGCCGCTACCGAGGGCAACAGGACCGGCCCCGTCCCTGCCGCTTTGGAGGCCTCGACGGCGGAATCCCTCGGCCTTGCTCCCGGCGACACGTTCGCCGTGGAAGGTGCAGCGGGAACGGTCCGGCTCGAGCTGGTGGCAACCCTGGATCCCGTCGGCCCGGACGCCGCCTTCCTTGACCCGGTACCCGTCCAGGGTGCAGAGTCCGTCCCGACCGCCGTCGTCGTTCCTCTGGATGCCATTGCCGCGCTGAGCGGTGAGCCGAAGGTCCAGTGGGTGTTCACCGTGGACGCGGACTCGGTCTCGGCCGCGGAGCTGCCCCGGCTGGCCGAGGGGCTGCGCCAGCTGCCGCAGCGGCTGAGCAGCGATCCGGCAGTCAATAGCGGCGGCGTGATCCCGTCCGGTGAGCTCGCCGGGCTGCTGGCAGCAGCGGCGGACGCAACGCAGTCGGTCCGGGCTATTCTTCCCATTGCCCTGCTTCTGCTGGTGGCGCTGAGTGGGGTCACGGTGGTGCAGTTCGCGCGGCTCCTGGCCGATACGCGTGCTGGAGAGGACAGGTTGATCAGTGCCCGTGGCTCCACGGCGGGGCAGCGCGCCGTGGTCGCCGCTTTTGAAGTGGTGCCCCTGGCTGTCGGGGGCTGCCTGCTCGGGTGGATTGCCGCCGTCGTGCTGGGTCCAATGCTCTCCACCGGCAGTGAGACGGAGTATCTCGAGGGGATGGGCGAGTTCGCCTCGGCCAGCTGGAGCGTGCCGGTGCTGTGCGCGGGGATCACGGCGCTGGTGTTCGTGGCGGTCGCGGTGCTCGACGCGCTGCGCGGGCACGATCCCCGGGTGGACGCAGCGCGCACGGCGCGGGTTGCCTCCTTCGGCGTCCTGGCGCTGCTCGTTGGTGCGACCGCGCTCTCGCTCTGGCAGTTCCTGCTGTACCGGTCGCCGCTGGTGGCGTCCGGAAGCGGCGCCCTGAGGGTGAACCCGCTCGCCGCACCGGCGCCCGCCCTGCTGCTCCTGTCCGGGACCGCGCTGGCGCTCGTGATTACCGCGTGGCTCGCCCGCCGGGTGGAACGGCAGGCTTCCTTCCGAGCCACGCTCGGCGTGCCGTTGGCGGCGCGGCAGGTGTCCCGGCGGATCGCGTCCTACGTCATTCCGATCGCGCTGGTCACCGTCACGGTGGGCACCGCCACGTTCACCGCCGCGTATGCGCAGACCACCAGCCGGTCCCAGGACGCGGCGTCGCAGCTGGGCAACGGCTCGGACGTCCGCGTCGCGGTGCCCGGCTCGCTGGTCATCCGGTCCGCTGACGACGTTCCGGTCCTGAGCGCCTACGCCAGCGGTGAGGCGGTGACCGCAGCCTCCCTCGCGTACCGCGGCGAAGCGCGGCTGGCCTCGGTCACCGCTCCCCTGCTCGCGGTCGATGCCGGATCGCTGCCGGGACTCCTGGGCGACGGTGCTGATCTGGTGGACGTCGGGGAGCTGGCGAGCGCCCTGGCCTACGAACCTCCCGTCCCCGAACCGGCGCTGGCCCTGACGCCGTCCGCCACCCAGATCCGCATGCAGTTCACCTCGCGCGGCACCTCGGAAACCCCCGACGACGACGGCGCTGCCGCCCGCTCTGCCTCCGTCACCGCCTGGATCCGCTCGGAGGCCGGGCTCCTGGTGCCCGTGCCGGCCGGCACGCTCGCTTTGTCCGGCTCCGGTGATCAGGCGCACTCCCTGTCCTTTACGCTGCCCGAAGACCTGCGTCCGGCCGCGATCGCAGCGATCGACGTCGCCCTGGACCCGTCCGAGGCCCCGCGCGGCTACGAGCTCGAAATCACGAGCGTGTCCAGCGACGGCGGCATCGGCACGGGGCAGGGCCGGTTCACCGAGGATTCCGAACTGCGGCTGGCGTCCGGCGCATTCGGGGCCGCGCAGTCCGGTGTGCAGCCGCTCGATACGGGCATCGGAGTGCGTTTCCCGGACGATAGCTCAACGGCTGGCACCGCGCAGGCACGGCTCATGGTCGGAGCGCAGGAAGCGCCTCCCCTCCCCGTGGCCCTCACCGCTGAGCTCCTCGCCGACCTCGACCTCGCCGTGGGCGATCCGGTGTCACTGCGTCCCGGCGGCGTCGAGATCGAGGGCGTTGTTGCCGCTGCTGCCCCGGTCCTTCCCGGCACCACGGAGAGCACGGCCGTCCTGGTGGACCTGCAGGCCTACAGTTCCGCCTCGCTCGCCAGCTCACCCGTACCGCCGCGGCCGGGCGAGGTCTGGCTCGCGTCCACTGACCGGAACGCCACCGCCGCCGCTGCCGCCGGCTTGGCCGGACCGGGCGCAACGGTCTCCACTGCGGACAACTCACTCATCGGACGCTTCCTGGCGCCGGCAACCACGTCGCTCTGGATCGGCGCGATCGGAGCGCTGCTCGTGGGCGGTGCGGCGTTGACGGCCAGCATCGTGACCCTCGTGCAGTCCCGGCGCTCCGAGGTGGCCATCCTGCGGGCGCTCGGCATGCAGGCGCGGGACCAGGTGCGCGGGCGCCGGTGGGAGGTGCTCAGTGTCGGGGTTGCCGCCGTCGTACTGGGTCTGCTGACCGGGCTGGGAGTGGCGGCACTGACCGTCTCGCTGCTGGCGCAGGCGGTGGTGGTGAACGCGTCGGAGGCACTGCGGGCGCCGCTGTCGATCGCCGTCGTGCCGTTGCTGGGCGTCCTCGTGGTGCAGGTGCTGATCTTGGTGCTTGCGGCCTGGTTCTATGGCGAGCGCGTGAAACGGCAGGCCCTCACTCCGGCGTTGGCGGTGGATGCCCTGTGA
- a CDS encoding PIN domain-containing protein has protein sequence MANLVVDTSALLAYFDASEPDHAAVSDAIGAVGTQLLVVSPYVVAELDYLVATRHGVEAELAVVDELMSGAWELAGFGASDLRKAHAVITQYRDQAIGVADASNVVLAERYGTQTVLTLDRRHFEVLRPLTGTRFTVLP, from the coding sequence GTGGCAAATCTAGTCGTTGACACCAGCGCACTGCTGGCATATTTCGACGCCTCCGAACCTGACCATGCAGCTGTCTCGGACGCGATCGGTGCCGTCGGGACTCAACTCCTCGTGGTGTCCCCGTATGTGGTGGCCGAGCTCGACTATCTCGTGGCCACCCGCCACGGAGTTGAGGCCGAACTCGCTGTTGTGGACGAGTTGATGAGCGGAGCTTGGGAGTTGGCCGGATTTGGAGCCAGCGACCTTCGAAAGGCGCATGCGGTCATCACTCAATACCGGGATCAGGCAATCGGGGTGGCGGACGCTTCCAATGTTGTCCTGGCCGAACGATACGGAACGCAGACAGTCCTCACGCTCGATCGTCGCCATTTCGAGGTCTTGCGCCCGCTCACCGGAACGCGCTTCACCGTGCTGCCGTGA
- a CDS encoding ABC transporter ATP-binding protein produces MITVGNETQPHILCEDVVRIFKGEGIEVQALQGLNLTVMPGEMTAVVGASGSGKSTLLTILSGLDRPSAGKAQVAGVDLLGLSRKERSRYQRETVGFIWQQTPRNLLPYLTAAENVALPMAITGRKDADARVAELLELAGVAHCRDRRPQEMSGGEQQRVALAVALSNQPKVILADEPTGELDEHTSAEVLEAMRRVNEELGTTTLIVTHDPTVSEHVKRTVQIRDGRCSTETLRRRGLNNDGDEHLIAEEFAVIDRVGRLQLPQEFMESLDMKDRVRLGLEPDHVRVTPASGESPSAGTPSEETR; encoded by the coding sequence GTGATAACGGTGGGAAACGAAACGCAGCCGCACATCCTGTGTGAGGACGTGGTGCGCATCTTTAAGGGTGAGGGCATCGAGGTGCAGGCCCTCCAGGGGCTCAACCTGACGGTGATGCCCGGTGAGATGACGGCCGTGGTCGGAGCGTCGGGTTCCGGGAAGTCGACGCTGCTGACCATCCTGTCCGGCCTGGACCGTCCGTCCGCTGGGAAGGCGCAGGTGGCGGGCGTGGATCTGTTGGGGCTCAGCCGCAAGGAGCGTTCGCGGTACCAGCGGGAGACCGTGGGCTTCATCTGGCAGCAGACGCCACGGAACCTGCTGCCCTACCTCACCGCTGCGGAGAATGTGGCGCTGCCCATGGCGATCACCGGCCGCAAGGATGCCGACGCTCGGGTTGCGGAGCTGCTCGAGCTCGCCGGTGTGGCGCATTGCCGGGACCGACGGCCGCAGGAAATGTCCGGTGGCGAGCAGCAGAGGGTGGCTCTCGCCGTCGCGCTGTCCAATCAACCGAAGGTGATCCTGGCGGATGAGCCGACCGGCGAGCTGGACGAGCACACCTCCGCAGAGGTGCTGGAGGCGATGCGGCGGGTGAATGAGGAGCTGGGGACGACGACGCTGATTGTCACGCACGACCCCACGGTGTCCGAGCATGTGAAGCGCACGGTGCAGATCCGTGACGGTCGCTGCTCGACGGAGACTCTGCGCCGGAGAGGATTGAATAACGACGGCGATGAGCACCTGATTGCCGAGGAGTTTGCTGTGATCGACAGGGTTGGGCGGTTGCAGTTGCCGCAGGAGTTTATGGAGAGCCTGGATATGAAGGATCGTGTGCGGTTGGGGCTGGAGCCGGATCATGTGCGGGTGACGCCGGCTTCTGGTGAAAGCCCATCGGCTGGTACCCCGTCGGAGGAGACTCGATGA
- a CDS encoding FtsX-like permease family protein produces MRLYRLLRREFRHSRWPSVLVASIVLVVSALLCAWPRAVDSMYTADLQESVSELAGSQQAVRAFSTSFPPLEDFDRAFDETDTDGRTEDALATIREDLAEPLGSVLGEGRWLATGVNSSIGPLPEGIRELVLNYAVDVQALEHIELVEGALPGPPPDQYGGEPVEILLSRDSAASAEWPVGEERNVAVFLPGQPGDESNAVRSQPIVLSGIYAPKDADSPYWSLNNSLLSAAEDFNPDTGTAVNATAFVSPMAFPFLSRAADHVQTSYWYPLSTDSLTASTAPQSAAQLREFLGSPHTVPATFPTAPTVIFASETPDAMAEATQRAASTNQILALLASGPLGVCLATAALAVRLLLERRRGALALASARGASGWQLRGALALDGLLLGVPAAALGALAAFLLVPVPFSPAHLLWPVLAAFVPAVLMAVQHRPEAAARQDLGSSARNRWRVSAQAAVVVLAGMATVLLTQRGLAQGALEYGEVDPLLSATPLLIALAVCVLVLRLYPVPLEWFARVRRRGPGLVGFLGASRAVRSPGAGLVPILALIVGLAVVLFSGVLLSTFREGVTDAAQADVGADLRVQGPPFSVEQVEEIRSVEGVASVAAVTDLGTLRAETGGRQTKDVNLLAADPGTVLGVQEDLAGAFPPALLNALEGDAADGALPVVASPALELAEGTAIELRYRGTSVDAEVVGIGAEDVVFSASSAWMLVGEQAIGSVEERTFEPSVLLADLDSDAASGPVMAAVADIAGGPVLQQTPGQQVQQTLESASGRGLQLGLWAVIGAMAVLCSLTIVMTSVVNAPARNRLIALLRTLGFPPRRDGALMLWELGPITGAAVLAGTALGLVLPLVILGAIDLSAFTGGAAEPALALNPLLLLGLLVGFLVVVLVSVAGAVAAGRRQRLAAVLRMTDT; encoded by the coding sequence GTGAGGTTGTATCGGCTGCTGCGCCGCGAGTTCCGTCATTCCCGGTGGCCCTCGGTGCTGGTGGCGTCAATCGTGCTGGTGGTCTCGGCGTTGCTGTGCGCGTGGCCGCGGGCGGTGGACTCCATGTATACGGCGGACCTGCAGGAGTCGGTGTCCGAACTCGCCGGATCCCAGCAGGCGGTCCGCGCGTTCAGCACGTCGTTCCCGCCGCTTGAGGACTTCGACCGCGCCTTTGATGAGACGGACACCGACGGCCGCACGGAGGACGCACTCGCTACCATTCGCGAAGACCTGGCGGAGCCGCTTGGCTCCGTCCTCGGCGAGGGCCGCTGGCTCGCTACCGGTGTCAACTCGAGCATCGGGCCTCTGCCGGAGGGCATCCGCGAACTGGTGCTCAACTACGCCGTTGATGTGCAGGCGCTGGAGCACATCGAACTGGTGGAGGGCGCGCTTCCGGGACCGCCGCCGGATCAGTACGGCGGGGAACCGGTGGAGATTCTCCTCTCACGGGACTCCGCCGCGTCTGCGGAGTGGCCGGTCGGCGAGGAGCGGAACGTCGCCGTCTTCCTGCCGGGGCAACCCGGCGATGAGAGCAACGCGGTGCGGTCTCAGCCGATTGTCCTCAGCGGCATCTACGCACCGAAGGACGCCGATTCCCCGTACTGGAGCCTCAACAACTCGCTGCTTTCTGCGGCCGAGGACTTCAACCCGGACACCGGCACCGCCGTGAATGCAACGGCCTTCGTCTCTCCCATGGCGTTTCCCTTCCTCTCGCGGGCGGCCGACCATGTCCAGACGTCCTACTGGTACCCGTTGTCCACCGATTCCCTGACCGCCAGCACCGCTCCGCAATCTGCTGCGCAGCTGCGTGAGTTCCTCGGAAGCCCGCACACCGTGCCGGCTACCTTCCCCACCGCGCCCACGGTGATTTTTGCGTCCGAGACGCCGGATGCGATGGCCGAAGCCACGCAGCGTGCCGCGTCGACCAACCAGATCCTCGCGCTGCTGGCCTCCGGACCGCTTGGCGTGTGCCTGGCGACCGCCGCCCTCGCTGTGCGGCTTCTCCTCGAACGACGGCGGGGCGCGCTGGCTCTGGCGTCGGCGCGCGGGGCCAGTGGGTGGCAGCTGCGCGGAGCCCTGGCGCTCGACGGGTTGCTGCTCGGCGTCCCGGCGGCCGCGCTCGGTGCGCTTGCAGCTTTCCTGCTGGTGCCCGTTCCGTTCTCGCCGGCGCACCTGCTGTGGCCGGTGCTGGCGGCTTTCGTGCCCGCAGTGCTGATGGCGGTCCAGCATCGTCCGGAAGCGGCGGCGCGGCAGGATCTTGGCTCCTCGGCACGGAACCGGTGGCGCGTGAGTGCGCAGGCCGCCGTCGTCGTGCTGGCTGGAATGGCCACGGTTCTGCTGACGCAACGGGGGCTGGCGCAGGGGGCGCTGGAGTACGGCGAGGTGGATCCGCTGCTGTCGGCGACGCCGCTGCTCATTGCGCTGGCCGTGTGCGTGCTGGTGCTGCGCCTGTATCCGGTGCCGCTTGAGTGGTTCGCGCGGGTGAGGCGGCGCGGTCCGGGGCTGGTCGGGTTCCTGGGGGCGTCGCGTGCGGTGCGCTCCCCCGGCGCCGGGCTGGTGCCGATTCTGGCGCTGATTGTAGGGCTCGCCGTCGTGCTCTTTTCCGGTGTGCTGCTGTCCACGTTTCGTGAGGGCGTCACCGATGCGGCACAGGCCGACGTCGGTGCTGACCTCCGCGTCCAGGGCCCGCCTTTCTCGGTGGAGCAGGTTGAGGAGATCCGGTCCGTCGAGGGGGTTGCATCGGTGGCCGCGGTGACGGATCTGGGAACGCTGCGCGCTGAGACGGGCGGCCGGCAGACCAAGGACGTGAACCTGCTCGCCGCTGATCCGGGGACAGTGCTGGGCGTGCAGGAGGACCTTGCGGGTGCGTTCCCGCCGGCGCTGCTGAACGCTTTGGAGGGCGATGCGGCGGATGGCGCGCTGCCCGTGGTGGCGTCGCCTGCGCTGGAGCTTGCGGAAGGTACGGCTATTGAGCTGCGCTACCGCGGAACTTCCGTGGACGCCGAGGTGGTGGGCATCGGTGCGGAGGACGTGGTGTTCTCTGCCTCGTCGGCCTGGATGCTGGTGGGTGAGCAGGCGATCGGCTCTGTGGAGGAGCGGACCTTCGAACCGTCTGTGCTTCTGGCGGACCTGGATAGCGACGCCGCTTCCGGGCCCGTGATGGCCGCCGTCGCCGACATCGCTGGCGGGCCTGTCCTGCAGCAGACACCGGGACAGCAGGTGCAGCAGACGCTCGAATCCGCGTCGGGGCGGGGCCTGCAGCTTGGGCTGTGGGCTGTGATCGGTGCGATGGCTGTGCTGTGTTCGTTGACGATTGTCATGACGTCGGTGGTGAATGCGCCGGCCCGCAACCGGCTGATTGCGCTGCTGCGAACGCTGGGGTTCCCGCCGCGTCGCGATGGTGCACTGATGCTGTGGGAGCTTGGGCCGATCACCGGGGCAGCGGTGCTGGCGGGGACGGCGCTCGGGCTGGTGCTGCCCTTGGTCATCCTGGGTGCGATTGACCTGTCAGCGTTCACCGGCGGTGCTGCCGAGCCGGCGCTGGCGCTGAATCCCCTGCTGCTGCTGGGGCTGCTGGTTGGGTTCCTGGTGGTGGTGCTTGTGTCGGTGGCGGGTGCTGTGGCGGCTGGTAGGCGGCAGCGGTTGGCTGCGGTTCTTCGAATGACGGATACCTGA
- the rplM gene encoding 50S ribosomal protein L13, with protein sequence MRTYTPKPGDINRQWHVIDATDVVLGRLASQTATLLRGKHKPTFAPHMDMGDFVIIINAEKVALTGAKLEQKRAYRHSGFPGGLKSVTYAELLEKNPVRAVEKAIKGMLPKNSLAAQQIGKLKVYRGAEHPHSAQQPQTFEITQVAQ encoded by the coding sequence GTGCGTACGTACACCCCGAAGCCCGGCGACATCAACCGCCAGTGGCACGTCATTGACGCCACCGACGTTGTCCTAGGCCGTCTTGCCAGCCAGACCGCAACACTGCTGCGCGGAAAGCACAAGCCGACCTTTGCCCCCCATATGGATATGGGCGACTTCGTCATCATCATCAACGCCGAGAAGGTTGCCCTCACCGGCGCCAAGCTCGAACAGAAGCGTGCCTACCGCCACTCCGGTTTCCCGGGTGGCCTGAAGTCCGTCACCTATGCAGAGCTGCTGGAGAAGAACCCGGTACGCGCTGTGGAGAAGGCCATCAAGGGCATGCTCCCCAAGAACTCCCTTGCTGCACAGCAGATCGGCAAGCTGAAGGTCTACCGCGGTGCAGAGCACCCGCACTCGGCCCAGCAGCCCCAGACTTTCGAAATCACCCAGGTCGCTCAGTAG